A genomic window from Periophthalmus magnuspinnatus isolate fPerMag1 chromosome 16, fPerMag1.2.pri, whole genome shotgun sequence includes:
- the cdc42ep5 gene encoding cdc42 effector protein 5, which produces MPLHKSSRASRLDPTMISAPLGDFRHTMHIGRGGDTFGDTSFLSTIGPSPSVSETVNSEMSPPPPTNEPVVNVDHVDINESLLSESVSSFTLDLDLDLGPSMLGDVLGVMDGLGLEAFSPTSSVSPVEINQPNGAMERPMDLRNELNGKSLDENGVVGDSRIPDGNSFRAKALRPKVRFSDKREEIIRQASEEEEGQGFNFQDEDEMECISSTKVNSERERGVVMGRTDVELPPSPASSHSSYEYEGVTALDRRKVDICHSETDSEEEEEEDVGKGYTFEDEFDDEIGL; this is translated from the coding sequence ACCATGATCTCGGCTCCTCTCGGGGACTTTCGCCACACGATGCACATCGGGAGGGGCGGGGACACTTTTGGCGACACCTCTTTTCTGTCCACCATCGGCCCGAGTCCAAGTGTATCAGAAACGGTAAACTCAGAAatgtctcctccacctccaacaAATGAACCCGTAGTGAATGTTGACCACGTGGATATCAACGAGAGCTTGCTTTCAGAGTCCGTATCTTCATTCACGTTAGACCTAGACTTGGATCTCGGTCCGTCTATGCTGGGAGATGTTTTAGGGGTGATGGACGGTTTGGGATTGGAAGCGTTTAGTCCAACAAGTAGCGTCTCGCCAGTGGAAATAAACCAGCCGAATGGTGCCATGGAGAGGCCTATGGATTTGAGAAATGAGCTAAACGGAAAATCGCTGGATGAGAATGGAGTGGTGGGAGACAGCAGAATACCAGATGGGAATAGTTTCAGGGCAAAAGCTTTACGACCCAAAGTTAGATTTAGTGACAAACGTGAGGAGATCATTCGACAGGCGTCcgaagaagaggagggacaggggttTAATTTTCAAGATGAAGATGAGATGGAGTGCATTAGCTCCACGAAGGTAAAcagcgagagggagaggggcGTTGTCATGGGAAGAACAGATGTAGAACTGCCCCCCAGTCCGGCTTCGTCTCACAGCTCGTATGAGTATGAGGGCGTCACTGCACTGGACAGGAGGAAGGTGGACATTTGCCATTCAGAAACTgactcagaggaggaagaggaggaggatgtcgGAAAGGGCTACACTTTTGAAGATGAGTTTGATGATGAAATAGGCCTATAG
- the grwd1 gene encoding glutamate-rich WD repeat-containing protein 1, producing the protein MSAPGEDDAFAEDQAAMEEMGDAVSDDDEGVEMEDGDAEEGAEDKKVYVPGMEPLAPGEELEMDRSAYRMYHECQTGAPCLSFDVLRDNDGDGREQYPLSMLLCAGTQADSAIANRLLVMRMHNLHGTEKDSGEEESSDEDSDEDEEEEQKKPHMELAMLPHYGGINRIRVTRCGDVSLAACWSEKGQVGIFDLQSQLEAVHNSAAMTTFLKQQKEAKALFSFSGHMTEGFAIDWSPTVPGRLVSGDCKKNIHVWEPQEGGGSWKIDQRPFSSHSKSVEDLQWSPTEATVFASCSVDQSIRVWDIRAPPNSMLSANEAHSSDINVISWNRSEPFLLSGGDDGLLKVWDLRQFKTGRPVANFKQHSAPITSVEWSPIDSSVFAAAGADDVVSQWDLSVESCDVGAQVDGVKGLPPQLLFLHQGQKEIKEVHWHPQLPGVLISTALSGFNVFRTISV; encoded by the exons ATGTCTGCCCCCGGTGAAGACGACGCGTTTGCCGAGGATCAAGCCGCGATGGAGGAGATGGGAGATGCTGTTAGCGACGATGATGAGGGGGTCGAGATGGAGGACGGGGATGCGGAGGAAGGGGCCGAGGATAAGAAGGTTTACGTGCCCGGAATGGAGCCGCTTGCGCCGGGGGAAGAGCTGGAGATGGACCGCTCAGCTTACCGCATGTACCACGAGTGTCAAACGG GGGCTCCATGTCTGAGTTTTGATGTGCTTCGAGATAACGATGGAGATGGGAGAGAGCAGTATCCTCTGTCTATGCTTCTCTGCGCAGGGACACAAGCAGATTCAGCCATTGCCAACAG gttGCTGGTCATGAGAATGCACAATCTTCACGGCACAGAAAAAGACTCGGGTGAAGAGGAAAGTAGTGATGAAGACAGtgatgaagatgaggaagaagagcagaagaagcCACATATGGAGCTGGCCATGTTACCGCACTATGGTGGCATCAACAGAATCAGG GTGACTCGTTGTGGAGATGTTTCATTGGCCGCTTGTTGGTCAGAAAAGGGACAGGTGGGAATATTTGACCTTCAATCCCAGCTGGAGGCTGTGCATAATTCTGCAGCAATGACAACGTTTTTGAAGCAGCAGAAAGAGGCCAAAGCTCTGTTCAGTTTTTCTGGACACATGACTGAAGGCTTTGCTATTGACTGGTCTCCAACAGTGCCTG GGCGCCTTGTGAGTGGAGACTGCAAAAAGAACATCCACGTTTGGGAGCCACAGGAAGGAGGCGGGTCCTGGAAGATCGACCAGCGTCCGTTCAGCTCACACAGCAAGTCCGTGGAGGATCTGCAGTGGTCCCCCACAGAAGCCACG GTTTTCGCGTCTTGTTCTGTGGACCAGTCGATTCGTGTCTGGGATATTCGTGCTCCTCCAAACTCGATGCTCTCGGCCAATGAAGCGCACTCGTCAGACATTAATGTAATCAGCTGGAACAGGAGTGAACCCTTTCTCTTGTCTGGAGGAGACGATGGGCTCCTCAAAGTCTGGGACCTGCGACAATTTAAG ACTGGACGTCCTGTGGCCAACTTTAAACAGCACAGCGCCCCCATCACTTCAGTAGAGTGGAGCCCTATAGACTCCAGTGTTTTCGCCGCCGCCGGAGCTGATGACGTCGTCAGCCAATGGGATCTGTCCGTGGAGTCATGTGACGTAGGAGCCCAAGTGGACGGGGTGAAGGGCCTCCCGCCTCAGCTCCTATTCCTGCACCAGGGTCAGAAAGAGATTAAGGAAGTCCACTGGCACCCACAACTACCAGGTGTTCTGATTTCCACAGCGCTGTCGGGCTTCAACGTGTTCCGGACAATATCTGTGTAG